The genomic region gatattggacacaccacggatgattgtttcactctgaggaaggaagtggcctacctgctgaaatcaggatacttaaaagacctgatcaagtcaaaaggcaggaatgcaaaccaggataaagataatcaggagcacaagcaggatcgcagcctccctccaccaccaccactctatgaagtaaaattcatatcaggcggttcagaaatttgtggcctgacaagCTCAGCGGCAAAAAACATAGCCAGGACACCGAGGACCGTGTCACCCTGCAAGCTGGATCCAGTTCCAACAATCACTTTTAACGATTGCGACCTAgtaggcatccctgatgttcatcacgatggcctggtcatttctatgcagattggaacagccacagtaagaagaatcctggtagatggaggcagctcagtaaacttgatcatgcttgacgtactgaaagccatgaagatagacgaggatcaaatcaccaaaaaatccagcgtcctagtagggttcagtggagaaaccaggagcactctaggagagatccacctcccaacctatgtggaaggagtctcatcctatgaaaagtttggggttcttgactgcttgtcatcctacaacgccatcctgggcagaccctggattcacaacgtcaaggccgtaccatcaacctatcaccagtgcatcaagataccaacagactggggcatagccacaattaaaggggatcacaagacagcccatgagtgctacacagcagccttgaagccttccaaggcaggtaagtccctggcatagcaattacaaTATCCTGTCAGGAGCacgtatgtagcacctcccagaatggaaaaagatcaggtaattctagaccctgagtaccctgacaggtatgttttaataggatctgacgcaccagataATGTCAGGCCTGAATTGGTAaatttccttaaaaataaatcatcttggttttcttggtcacattttgatatgactggaattagcgctgatattattactcataaactcaatgttgacccatcttttaagcctgtgcaacagaaggcgcaaatttgcagctgaaagaaataccataataaatgaagaagtagaaaaactcctggatatggggatgatcagggaagtaatgtaccctgagtggctggctaatgtagttgttgtgcagaaaaagaatggaaagtggagagtctgcgtagactacactgacctgaacaaagcatgtcctaaagatccgttcccccgcctcatattgatgcTATGGTAGACGCAACAAATGAGgccacgagatgctaacattcatggatgcttccaaagattcaatcaaataaagatgcaccctcgACCAGGAGAGTCTGCGCATTCATTACAGGATCGAGGCATATCTTTGTTAcaccgccatgcctttcggctGAAGAATGCGGGGGCAACGATCGTCGCCtttggtcaacatgatgtttaaagaccggataggtgacatcatggaagtatacatagatgacatggtggtgaaatccaagaatgcgaAGATCACGTGAAGCACTGgaagtagcatttgagatattacaaaaatataacatgaagtcgaacccgcaaaatgccactttggggtctctgcaggcaaatttcttggatatatggtcacaaaaagaggcatagaagcaagCCCCGAACAGGATAAAGgccatcctggaactacagtcacccaagtctgtcaaggatatccaaaaattgacagtaGGGTAGCCGCCCgaaccgctttatatcaagatcttcCGAAAGATGCAAGACATTCTATAACTTACTcgggaaaaataaacaattccagtggacggaCGAACATGAGGCGGACTttccaggatctaaaatcctatttatcatctccacccttaccggctaaaccagaaaagggagaacctttgtCAATATACCTATCATCTGTCACCGACACAAAGAATCGTGCGATCCTAGTGAAAGAACAGGACGGGCAGCAACATCCAATCTACTATGTATGTAAAAGCACGCTAGATGATctttgagttgaggtatggactacttgaaaaatatgttttagcattgatAATGTCGTGTACTAAGTcgagaccttattttgaaagtcacccaattatagtcgggaccaacttacccataaagtCTGTCCCACGTAAGCTGAACTTTCAGgcgggatggccaaatggtcggtctgattagcacatatgacatctcctttgaacccgggcaacgatcaaatcgcaggccctagcagttTTTTGTGGTGACTTCacccctaacctggaaccagacctaataaaagaggtcaaccaactagaaaataaaaccctagatcaagaatggaccttgttcatagatggggcatccaatgccagagggacagggttaggattagtactTAAGTCACCCCAGGGAGAAGTAATAGCTAGCTCATGTGTaagtgtgagttcaaagctaccaacaaagaagcagaatatgaagccctgatagcaggcttaaaggtatgtctagacctcggtgttcaaaacctaaaggtaaaaactgattcactcttaattgccaatcaaataaagggaatttatacggctaaggatgtaaaaatgatttcgtatttagaatatgcaaaaaaccttaccgctaaatttcctTCATTTGATATCGATCAAATACCTAGAGACACGAATACCGGTGATGCTCTGCGCCACCCTAGGTTCAAACTTACCCCCGCtatttttgataaaataccaattgtgcacttattagaacCGACCATCAGCAAACGTGAACAGGTCAACCCTGTCAATCAGGATAGTAACTCTTGGActaaccttattatgattggtttctccgaggaatactacctcagggaagacatgaggcaagggcctttagaattagagcttcatcttatgctatcatcaataacaccttgttcaagagatcgcaggctggaccctacctgagatgcttggagcctgacgaagccaaactagtacttcaagaaatacatgatggacactgtggcaatcacaaaggaggaaaaagcctggcaagcaaaattctcaggaCAAAGCACATCGCCTCGAGGGCCGATCGCtcggaatactcttcaaaatgcgaagcttgccaaatccatgcaccaatcatacatcagccatctgaactccttcattcaatttccgcgccctggccatttataaagtgggacatggacattgtgggaaaactgcctgtagctccaggacaaaaagacttcatgttagccatgaccgATTACTTCTCTAAGTGGATCGAGGatgactcttacaggcaagtaaccgaaaaagaagtaatatccttcatcaggacaaacattatttgcagatacggagtcccatcagaaatagtatgtgacaatggaacTCAATTCGTGGgtaaaaggacccaagcattacgcaagaatggaacatcaacctggtaacatcaacccctggatacccaaaagctaatggccaggcagagtcaagcaacaaggtagtcataagtgCCTAAAAAAAGcgaaaagaagacgaggcggatgggtcaagaacttccattagtactatgggcagacagacAACTCCAAAAAGCTgcgacaggccaaacaccttactccctggtgtatggtgCGAAGCCGTCATCCTGCAGAaatacgagtaccaacatccagatccGGCTGAATAAcgttgaaacaaacaaagaccgaTGCAAGATAATTTAGTCCgacgagaagaactaagagacgctgccaaaatcgggatggcatcatatcaacaagcgatTACCatgacttacaataaaaacgttaGGATCGGggtcttcaaagaaggagaccttgtcctacgcaaagtattcccaaataaaaaggaaaaatcacagcaagctagctcccacatgggaaggcccttacttaattgattcaattgttggacaaggagcatacaggctccaaacactagaaggggaaatgatcccaagatcctggaatgtaactcatttaaaactattccatatgtaaagatcagatcaAAGGCTACGATCAgtacaaattcaatcactactcaacccgatgtgctatgtgatgaactacatgcttTATATGACTTGCCCGTATTTTATACCGctcaactaacccatctatttTTGAATcgaacaattatacataataaaagattatacGCATAAATATTcgggattgagggctactctactatatattcctgaaacaaaaattttgcacttaattgtgcctaacgagttggtaaccatcaccggatacggtAAAAAGTCGGGACCAATcgggcatgaaataattgccgacCGACTAGGTTTTCTGCCACGGATAACAACAGTGGGACGCAAAgaagacggtgcaagggtgttttatcccgaccatcgaTCTAAAATGCCCTCTCGACGGGCCGAATACTAAGCCCTCCAAACAGgcgggggacataagccctcctgacaggccggatttcccaccctttcaaccattatagcaaaaaactatacttggttgaaatacttATGACAAACATTGAAACCAAAATATGCAGGTTATTTAACCAGAATAATGTGCAaatcatgcaaacaaaatatttgacaggtcaaacaggatgaaactcacaaatcaagcaaagacaaaagtgaaatcagccaaaagaaggccatcatgtCTATATTAATAAACCCTTACCTCCTGGGGCAAAGGTACcgaaatattcataaaggccagggagagcccccctgacccaaaacaggaaaacgaaaataatgtttgtccagggacatcccccctggatgggccaaaataccaactgaaaattataaaatattaCTGCTTCTCCTCGGAAGCATCAAAGATCAAGAACAACTttgctccccactcttagccaGCTCGGCCTCAACGTTCGCTCCCCGTagaatcgacctcctgttcattttccaAATTATGCGGGTCAGGATACTTAGAAGCGACAAAAGCCATCTCTCAGTAGGTCCCATTTTTCCCCTGGCCTCGACAGTTCGACATGGCAAtttgcccttcccttgatatagaaatagagggaggcatcatccaacttgaactccaagtcatccctctcctaGGTAAGCTCTTCATTCCTATCCAGGGCCTCCTACAACAGCCGCGTGCTTGAAGCTGCCTCAGTCTTAGCaaagcatccctctcagcctgcactCTTGTCAAATCAGCGAGTCTTGGCACCAAGTCGGCCCTTGCAAATTCAGCTCGAgacttcaacctatcataatctaatctcatcagatcaatcctggctaccaaagaagtagccacGATAGGCATTGTGAGAGACAGTTGCGACACACGACCAAAGACGATAAAAGTATGAGTAACCtataccaacaatagaagactaccaaaaacaaaacacatggAAATGATTCCAACATACCTCCCTTACAAAGAGCCGGGGCACCACCAAGAGGTCGATGAATGATCCATCAAGCAATCGCACGATATGCGGTCTCAACAGggcaagggtgagcatgacatccgaTTTAGAAGCCGCATAGTCCCTGATTTTCACCCTAGCGACCTCCAGGttatccaacctggctctcacctccTCGACCGGGGCGTAAACATCAACATCCTCAATTTTTCTTCGGGGGGTGTTGAACTTGTTTCAAACAGGGACAAGCAGTGCGAGCGACCTTGGCAAAGATCGATCGCTCGGTCAAGTCGATGACAGTTCAGATATCCCCACTTCCCCGAggaccttcctccttaatcttagccacTGGCCGAGAGGTCACCATACTAAACCTGGCAAGACGAATAGACGACCTGGTAGTCGCAACACGAAATGCTATATCAAAGCAATATAAACTAAGTATTATCGGGAAGGAAGTCCAgtagaaagaaaggaaaaatcaAAAAGACTTATCGCTGAAGTGTCGGCACCAGCAGCCCCCCGACGCTTTAGCGACCACGGGAGCACCGTCGgccttcaaacagcgaggaaggtgaccaaccccacaacaaagaggccgggacctctccaaaggaggaatagcaaggaaagcagagaCATTGGGAGTAGGGTACTCAGTTTCAggaacccaatcatcaactgcacacataagaggtatgacttattattttcatttcattttttcactAACAAGAAAAACATGCAGGTTAAAGAAAGAAATCAAAGGACTCACCAGCCACACaggcctcatgatttaaatacgccagaTCAGGACCCACATAATTGGTCCGACAAACATATAGCCAGCAGACCCACCCTTATCATGGCCACTTTGTCTAAATTGCTCGAAGGGGAGTAGTTGACGGCTTGACCTtgaaacttatacggccaggactgtttgttttaacagcataacaggtcttcaaatcatcaagagaaaaagagACATTGTGTTTTTTACATAGGTTCTCAATAGCACATACAACTTTCCACACCATCGGCATCAATTGATAAGAAGGGACatcaatctccttaataacctcaaccataagaggagaaaaaggaagcttactgTACCGCCCGAAAGCCGAGTCATGaatgcagaaccaaccaggacaagcccggTCGGCCACGATGGGAGAATCCTCGGGATCCGGACTTCAGCGTCGGCAGgatgattcccttatccttcaaaattttttcgaactcaggcttcaaacggtttgcaggagactgaacttcatttaaagccttcgtggGCTTAAATTGAAAAGCACCAtgagatattgagatcatctccaatggaggatcactCGTTTTATTTACTGTGGGTGAAGGAGCACCAGAAGAGGCAGGCAAAGTTTCAGAGGAGACTTCCAGGATtttgaggaggaggagttgcgGGAAGAACCGCCCCTGGTAGATTTTTTTCTTTGCGACCATTGTTTGAAGAATTATGGAAGATTGATTAAGAGATTTGGGAAGTTGAGAATTAAGATAACTGAAGAGAAAGAAAGTTAAGAAAAAGAAGACGAAGAAATTATGTTGATGAGTTCGAGTTAATGAAGCACccaagtatttatagcaaaaaggattagggtttcagccgcaaaatcATTAAGGCAAGTTGCAGTAAATATCCACGCGTCAGCAGTTGCAGTAAAAGAGCCGTTACAGGAAATTGATCAgggaaaattaaccgttgggtgatcttatcaaaattgaagttatctcctcattttttcgtcctggcactaccaataaggagataaggggcaattgttaggcctggaaatccgcagaccacccTGATCAGCATTTCACCTGAACCTGACCGTcaggctctcagggtgccaggctctcagggcacatgaagttaggcgccaggccatggagaggacaatggtctaaatatcaggacaatatttgaccaaatCCGCGTACATTAAaggaaataaatacgcagcattaagtgtaaAGATTATGCAGTAATTGCGGTAATTAAGAGTGATATATTTGGtaattattaccagcaattatggagaatattcagcctttaaTGACCAGATCAAAGCAGTCGTTCAAGATAAaagactatataaggaacactttggagCTATTGGAAGGAGATCAATCGTACAACAAGAAGAAGGACACATATTACACAAAACCATTAGCATTATTGTTATCATTGGAATATTCTctcaaaatcatatagtgaaatcctctcctggcttggtgcccgtggttttttcccatttaagggttttccacgtacaaaattgtttgtcttgttatttctattattttatttattgtttaaatcgtaccctgtcaacctgaccagaaatctaattagagctagttaaccctgcacaatatcaccctgatctgatttcgccttgcgcaaaatccacacaaaatagtagtctatcatgaaatttttcaatttttagaataatttgAATATGTTAAAGTAGATTATTAAATTCTATTTCTTTATTCGGGCtttaaagttttttatgtatgcaaattGTATTTACAATAGTATATTACGTTATTACTCttaaacaattgcatttgaacacatatttgaaacaagtgtaaacattaatCATGTATAGATCGCTGATTTAGAAGtattagataattacaatagaaatgcaaaaaaaacaaACTCATCAAAAAACATTAATTCCGACCTAAATACATACCCGTACAATTTTACACAGGTGTAAAACTAGTTAGTTAGTTTTTAATGTTACATCcttaataatcaattttagtttGAAATTGTTCAACATGATATCGCACAAAGCTAACTAGTTCTTAAACATTAAGGCCGCCCAAAAAGGATTAGggagaaaataaaaattgatttttttttttttttttgaaaaacaacaaataaacgaACTTTAACTCAGTTTGTAAATGTATTGATGATTCAACGAAATTGTTCGTGGGATTGACTGAGAAGTTGATATGAACGTGGGATTTGAACATGTTTTACTTGGTATTTTTGTAAGTTTACACATCTACCCTTACTGCGGTTAAGTTGTAAAAACATTTGTAAAGCAAAACCTCCCTAAACGTGACAAGGGTAAAACAGGAAACATAAACAAACATGCATTGGCTTTATAATGCAGATTGAATATATATATGATGAGCTTACGCTTAGCTTAagtaattaggttattagattaAAAAAAAAGTGTGCTTTTGGAAACATGCTCGACTTCTTATTTGGATGGAGAAAAGCTTCCAAATGGTATTAAATTTCTTTTAACATTTCTTAAGTCTATTCATGTAACAAATTATTCGGTTCGAGGCTCAGCCTCGAACCATGAAACTATGCATGCGCTTTAAATTTAATATAATTCTATTTCTTCTTGTATTTGACAGTAAGAAGTTGATCAAGAGAACTCAATGCCGTCTAAAGCTATTGAAAAGCAAGAGATTGGCCGTCACAAGGTTGTTAAAGGAAGACATTGCTCAGCTTCTCAAGAATGAACATGAAGAAATTGCCATGAAAAAGGTGGAATTTACAGTAACGTTTGCGGTTTGGTCAACAAAACAATACTTGGTAGTTTTCTTTATACTTTCCATGTCTTCTTTGGATTATAACCACCTTTCGATATTGACAGCTCGGCCAACTGTACGTGGATGAGAAGGTACTGTCAATATATGAGATGCTGACAACTTTCTCAGAGTTCATTCTGCTCAATCTGTCTTACATTCGTCGGCACAAGTATGTATCCAAAGATTTTAGCTCagttttgtttctttgatttgGATGTCACAATTGATGCAAACAGGTCAATATTTCTGTGTTCTGTTATGTGTAATCTACACCGTTTTTCGCAGCTTTAAACATGTATTGATATTAGTTGATATTTGCTGAAGATGGGCTCAATATACGTTTGGTTATTAGTGATTTAGAAAACGTTGCATTTGATTACGATTTATTTCATCTGATCTGCATAACCGAGATAACAAATACAGTCATCAATTTGATCAAGGGTTTAATTTAGTTTGTAAAATTGCATTATGTTTTAACTTCAGGGATATTCCAAATGATATAAACGAGGCCATATCCACACTCATCTTTGCCTCTGCAAGAATAGGGGATCTTCCAGAACTTGGGCTTATAAGGAAGCTCTTCACGGAGCGTTATGGCAAGAGATTTGTCACTGCTGCAACGGAATTGTACCCGGGAAACCTTGTTAATTCTCTGGTATTTCAATCTTACAACTGAATTGCTAAGCTTTCTGTAATTTTTAACTTAATTGTTTACTGATTGGGCGCTGATAAATCAAGGTGAAAGAGAAGTTCACCTCACAATCAGTCCCGGAAGATGTTAGGAACAGAATGGTGGATGAAATAGTTAGAGATTACTTCTTCAAACCCGGACAATTCGCAATTGAATACAAACCAGATACTCATGATAAACTTGAAAAGGTACGTAATTTCTTTTTAATAAGCTATTCTATAGAATAGTCACGATTATATTACCGCAGTCCTCCAAAATTGCATTTATCACAGCCAACAAGGGTTAGATAATAAGCACAGTTTTACCACCCCCTTGTTGATAACAGACGATATAATAAGCACAGTTTTATTGACCAACTGTTATTCCGCAGTTAGAACAATGCGCATAGTTTAATTGATGATAAATCAATTACTGATTTTCAGGTCAATGAATCTACTGAAGTTCAAAGACACGATACGGACAGAAAGGAAAAGTGCACATCCGGCAACTCTTCTTTTGGATTTCAATCTCAACCCACAATACGCAATACGTCAAGACCATCAAGAGCTACAAATTTAACTCAGTTAAGTCGTCCTTCCGCGCACAATATTGGAAGACAGACTTCAGATAGCTCAATTCTTCATGTCGAAAATATAGAGGAGTTCAGGTCTGAAAACAACTACCAAACAGTAAACTTTGAGGATCAAGATCAAAGGTGCTTCATGTTTAAGATCGATACACACACACCCAATCATCACAATGACGAAAAACCAGCAAGGAAAAGGATGAGGAGGAAAAAGTCAGTATCAAAGGAAAAACCGTGTACAAATGATGTTCAACGTGAAATTTACTACAGTAGCAGCCCCGGAAATCGACGGAAATATCAGAAGAAAAATCATACTGATGAAATGGAAAGAAATTATTTTGATGGTCATATTGAAACATCCGATTGTTGTTGGAAACTTCAGTGTAGTTTGGACCAACCCTGCTATTTCTACAGCAATAGCAACAACAAAGGTTATGATATTATCTTATTGGGCAAGAGATGTGGTGATGTTCGGTCATATGTAAGGTCTAGGACTACGCCTCAACGGCACGAAAGGCAGATAATAAGTAAGGAAATCGAAAGGTCGAGTTCTGTTCCAGTTGAGAAAGGGTTCCATGAACACAGTGTTATTAGGAATGCTGGTTCTCCGAAACATGTACACCCAAAGCTGCCGGATTATGATGAGATAGCAGCAATTTTTGGGGCACTAAAGAAGGCTCATCTACAAATCAAGGGCACCCCATGAAATAGGCTCACATACAAATCAACTATAGCGTGTTCCTTTTTCCATTACCTGGTTTGAGTATGGATCATTTATTCTAACATGTTACGGAGTACTACCATTTcaatttttgttttctttatcaCCAATTTCTCTCAAGTTTCTGTTTAATATTTAATGGTTTGTTCATCACTGATTTAGCTGATAAGTTCACTTCATCAATTTAATGGTTTGTTCATCACTAATAATTCAAATCCATTGTTGTAGCTTTAGAAAACACAGAGAAAGAACTACTTATACAGTTAAAAACAACCTGAAAATTACAGTAAGGCATGACAATAGTGTCGGCAGCCAAAGTTAGAAGAGCTCAGGAGGCTGTTATCAGTGGTGGTAGACCATTTGCAGAAACATTAATGGAAAAATGTTGTACCATATTAATGAAACCCTTCATTTACTTGTTTTATATGTGAATTAATATTCATAAGACAAATATATTGCTTTCCCTATGTACACAACACAAGTGATATGTACTTGAACAGTTGAAATGtgttaagcttaagacggatagtagCGTCTTAACTCTTAAGGGAGACTTActgaaaggaaagaaaaaagagAGGAAAAATTATGTTATACTCTTTCCCGCTTTCACCATCAAGTGGGTAGTGGGAGGAGTCAAATGAAGCAGCAAGCAAGTGAATAAGTCCTCTTTTGTAGATCTGAAAAaataatttaaatatttacaagtgggTATTATATATTCTAAATTTTCTATAAAAAAATCTTCAAGTTGTAGCAATCTTTACTGTAAGAAATATAGTACAAAATTCTTGAGAAATGTCAACAAATGTATCACAAGTAACCTGGCAAGTAGTCATCCAACTTATTAAACCCAGAACATGGGAGACTACTCTGAAGAAACCTCAATATGATAGCATAGAAAATAGTTTAGTTTGATTCTTAGTTTACACAATCAAAATTGAGTTGGGATCAAGTGCTTAAAAGAGCACATGGGGTTGCTGAATGAAGATGGAGTGGAGCTATCCAATATTGATCTTACAAGTAATAAAAATAAGTATAAGAGGATGGTTGTCGAAATCGGAGAggttgatgttgatgatgatgctGATGCTGATGATTCTTCATTTCATAAGTTTGATGCCAACACTACAAGAAAATATGTTATGGCTTGCGCCTTTTTCGCTTCTGTCAATTCTGTTTTACTTGGATATGGTATGTTTTTCTTGCACATTCTTGAATATTTTTAGATTGACTGAATATGATTCGTACTCCCTATTTCTTTTGTTGGATTTGATTTTTGGGCTAGATGGAATATGGTTACCAATTTAAACAGTACATCAAATTAACCATGCCAAAAACTCGCTTGCTGGACAGcgtgattttgttgctggatatCAGCGTTACCAATTTTGATGCATCGTAGCCAAGTATTTAGTAAAGTATACGCCTTTAAAGTATTGCTGATTTACCTGAATCTGGCAGATGTCGGTGTCATGAGTGGGGCAATCATATTCATCCAAGAAGAACTTCAAATAAGTGAGGTCCAACAAGAAATACTAGTAGGATGTTTGAGCATAGTTTCCCTAGTCGGTAGCCTAGCAGGTGGAAGATCATCAGATGCCATTGGTAGAAAATGGACTATGGGTATTGGAGCAATTATCTTTCAAATAGGAGCCCTCATAATGACCATTGCTCATTCTTTCCGAATCCTAATGCTCGGAAGGCTCCTTTCTGGGATTGGCATTGGTTTTGGTGCTACAATTATGGGTGTTTACATTGCCGAGATCTCCCCTGCTAACTCTAGAGGCTTCCTCACCACCTTCCCCGAAATATGCATCAATGTCGGAATACTTCTCGGTTATGTCTCCAACTATGCATTCTCTGGACTCCCGGCCAATATAAGTTGGAGAGTAATGCTTGCTTTGGGGATACTCCCTTCTGTTATCGTTGGATTTGCGCTCTTTGCTATACCAGAATCCCCAAGATGGCTAGTCGTTCAAGACAGAGTCGATGAAGCTAGATCAGTGCTATTGAGAACAATTGGAGatgaaaaagaagtcgaggaaaGACTATCTGAAATCCAACAAGCTGCCATTAATGCAAACTCTTCAACATCAGAAGAGAAAGCTGTTTGGCAAGAACTTTTAAGGCCTAACCCTGTCGTTTTCAAAATGCTTGTTGCTGgcattggcctacaatgtttccaACAAATCACAGGAATTGATGCTTTGGTTTATTACAGTCCCACAATTTTGAAAACAACTGGGATCGAGGATAATACACAACTTTTAGCTGCAACGGTTGCTGTAGGAGTAACAAAGACGGCTTTTATATTATTTGCACTTGTTCTTATAGATAGAATAGGAAGGAAGCCATTGCTGTACGCAAGTACAATTGGGATGA from Silene latifolia isolate original U9 population chromosome 3, ASM4854445v1, whole genome shotgun sequence harbors:
- the LOC141647825 gene encoding putative polyol transporter 4; this translates as MGLLNEDGVELSNIDLTSNKNKYKRMVVEIGEVDVDDDADADDSSFHKFDANTTRKYVMACAFFASVNSVLLGYDVGVMSGAIIFIQEELQISEVQQEILVGCLSIVSLVGSLAGGRSSDAIGRKWTMGIGAIIFQIGALIMTIAHSFRILMLGRLLSGIGIGFGATIMGVYIAEISPANSRGFLTTFPEICINVGILLGYVSNYAFSGLPANISWRVMLALGILPSVIVGFALFAIPESPRWLVVQDRVDEARSVLLRTIGDEKEVEERLSEIQQAAINANSSTSEEKAVWQELLRPNPVVFKMLVAGIGLQCFQQITGIDALVYYSPTILKTTGIEDNTQLLAATVAVGVTKTAFILFALVLIDRIGRKPLLYASTIGMTVCLFCLAVSLPFMGKGPLGISLALLLICGDVAFFSVGMGPICWVLTSEIYPLRLRAQAVAIGVAGNRVCSGIVSLSFLSVSKAISVPGTFLVFSLLSALSVGFVHMIIPETKGKSLEEIECLFENGERLKDSQCKMADTERLVS
- the LOC141646216 gene encoding uncharacterized protein LOC141646216 — protein: MLDFLFGWRKASKCKKLIKRTQCRLKLLKSKRLAVTRLLKEDIAQLLKNEHEEIAMKKLGQLYVDEKVLSIYEMLTTFSEFILLNLSYIRRHKDIPNDINEAISTLIFASARIGDLPELGLIRKLFTERYGKRFVTAATELYPGNLVNSLVKEKFTSQSVPEDVRNRMVDEIVRDYFFKPGQFAIEYKPDTHDKLEKVNESTEVQRHDTDRKEKCTSGNSSFGFQSQPTIRNTSRPSRATNLTQLSRPSAHNIGRQTSDSSILHVENIEEFRSENNYQTVNFEDQDQRCFMFKIDTHTPNHHNDEKPARKRMRRKKSVSKEKPCTNDVQREIYYSSSPGNRRKYQKKNHTDEMERNYFDGHIETSDCCWKLQCSLDQPCYFYSNSNNKGYDIILLGKRCGDVRSYVRSRTTPQRHERQIISKEIERSSSVPVEKGFHEHSVIRNAGSPKHVHPKLPDYDEIAAIFGALKKAHLQIKGTP